A region of Ferruginibacter albus DNA encodes the following proteins:
- a CDS encoding ArnT family glycosyltransferase, with protein MDKRVVSLFVLLTAVYIIGFGIDIMDIDAAQYASISREMMVTKNFLQVHDMGRDYLDKPPFLFWISSLSMKLFGVNNFSYRFPSFLFALFSLYSTFQFCKLFYKKEIAVLSAIVLATCQAFFLINHDVRTDTILMSWVIFSIWQLAAWYKNNKLYHLLLASIGIAGGLITKGPIAVMVPVFAFGSHFILQRNFKVFFRWQYLLSILIIAVLLLPMCIGLYQQFDLHPEKIVNDKTGVSGLRFFFWTQSFGRITGESIWNNNVNIFFLLQNMLWSFLPWILFFLIAVVLEIKQLFTQRFKLSANQEWITTGGFLLTYLSLGLSHYQLPHYIFVVFPFAAIITAKFLYQLIADKKYPVLGKALQITHSIIFLLLWIVLLYLLIYCFSDTHLFTILLAVAGFMVFIFILIYKNPSVPKLLLICIYAILGINFFMNSSVYPSILKYQMGSNAGRFIHEHKILTDKVFLYQNPAWWSVHYYAQDIIKHKDAVSEINSGDWLLLSDDKLPDLNNAGKKYEIVYTANTFHVAMLTGQFLNPVTRNNVTKKVVIVRII; from the coding sequence ATGGATAAAAGAGTTGTAAGCTTGTTCGTATTATTAACAGCCGTTTATATCATTGGTTTTGGAATTGATATAATGGATATTGATGCAGCGCAATATGCATCTATAAGCCGTGAAATGATGGTTACAAAGAATTTCCTACAGGTGCATGATATGGGCAGAGATTATTTAGACAAACCTCCTTTTCTTTTTTGGATAAGCTCTTTAAGCATGAAGTTGTTTGGGGTAAATAATTTCTCCTATCGATTTCCATCCTTCTTATTTGCCTTGTTTTCTCTTTATTCCACCTTTCAATTTTGTAAACTCTTTTATAAAAAAGAAATCGCTGTTTTATCTGCCATTGTATTAGCCACCTGCCAGGCATTTTTCTTAATAAATCATGATGTACGTACGGATACCATTTTAATGAGCTGGGTTATTTTCAGCATATGGCAATTAGCGGCTTGGTACAAAAACAATAAACTCTACCATTTACTATTAGCAAGCATTGGTATCGCAGGCGGTTTGATCACGAAAGGGCCAATTGCAGTGATGGTTCCCGTATTTGCATTTGGTTCGCATTTTATTTTACAACGAAATTTTAAAGTGTTTTTTCGTTGGCAATATTTGCTAAGCATTTTAATCATTGCAGTTTTATTATTGCCGATGTGCATTGGATTATATCAACAGTTTGATCTGCATCCTGAAAAAATTGTAAATGATAAAACTGGTGTTTCGGGATTACGTTTCTTTTTTTGGACACAAAGCTTTGGTCGCATAACAGGTGAATCTATCTGGAATAATAACGTGAACATTTTTTTTCTTTTGCAAAATATGCTTTGGTCTTTTTTGCCATGGATACTGTTTTTTTTAATTGCAGTTGTTCTTGAAATAAAACAACTTTTTACACAACGTTTCAAATTATCTGCCAACCAGGAATGGATCACTACCGGAGGATTTTTACTTACTTATCTTTCATTGGGATTAAGCCATTACCAATTACCACATTATATTTTTGTAGTATTCCCTTTTGCTGCTATCATAACAGCAAAATTTTTATATCAACTGATTGCTGATAAGAAATATCCGGTTTTAGGAAAAGCATTACAAATAACTCATTCTATAATTTTTTTATTGCTTTGGATAGTATTGTTATACTTGCTGATCTATTGTTTTAGTGATACTCACTTATTTACAATACTATTGGCTGTTGCGGGTTTCATGGTTTTTATTTTCATACTGATCTATAAAAATCCTTCTGTTCCAAAGCTATTGCTGATATGCATTTATGCTATCCTGGGGATTAATTTTTTCATGAACAGTTCTGTTTATCCTTCTATACTTAAATATCAAATGGGTAGTAATGCAGGCAGGTTCATTCATGAACACAAAATACTCACTGATAAAGTTTTCTTATACCAAAATCCCGCCTGGTGGTCTGTTCATTATTATGCGCAGGATATTATAAAACATAAAGATGCTGTTAGCGAAATAAACTCCGGTGATTGGTTATTATTAAGCGATGATAAACTACCCGACTTAAATAATGCCGGAAAAAAGTATGAAATTGTATATACAGCAAATACGTTTCATGTTGCCATGTTGACGGGGCAATTTCTAAATCCTGTTACAAGAAATAATGTAACAAAGAAAGTTGTAATCGTAAGAATTATTTAG
- a CDS encoding phosphatase PAP2 family protein, with the protein MSLISAITNFDKWLFVKINSAWQNTFFDSVMPFLRQPLFWLPLYLFLILFLLINFKQKGSWVVLFTVLLVAISDTISSHFLKSFTGRVRPCGDADPDLHVRLLAAYCGGNGSFPSSHATNHFGIAVFLFFILRPYIGKWSYLLFFWAAIICYAQVYVGVHYPMDVTGGALLGSIIGWLMSKLFHKYIGTLNG; encoded by the coding sequence ATGAGCCTTATTTCTGCAATAACCAATTTTGACAAATGGCTTTTTGTTAAAATAAACAGCGCATGGCAAAATACTTTCTTTGATAGTGTAATGCCTTTTTTACGCCAGCCCCTGTTCTGGTTGCCATTGTATCTTTTCCTCATTTTATTTCTTTTAATAAACTTTAAGCAAAAAGGAAGCTGGGTTGTTTTATTCACGGTTCTCCTTGTTGCTATTTCTGATACGATTAGCAGTCACTTTTTAAAATCTTTTACCGGCAGGGTACGTCCATGCGGTGATGCGGACCCTGACCTTCATGTTCGTTTGCTTGCAGCTTATTGTGGAGGCAATGGCAGTTTTCCCTCTTCACATGCTACCAATCATTTTGGTATTGCCGTTTTTTTATTTTTTATACTTCGTCCGTATATAGGCAAATGGAGTTATTTGTTATTTTTTTGGGCAGCTATTATTTGCTATGCTCAAGTATATGTAGGAGTACATTATCCAATGGATGTAACAGGAGGCGCACTTTTAGGCAGTATAATTGGATGGCTAATGAGTAAATTATTTCATAAATATATAGGCACATTAAATGGATAA
- the surE gene encoding 5'/3'-nucleotidase SurE, translating into MANDKKKPVILITNDDGITAPGIRNLVEAVKGLGKIVVVAPDKAQSGMGHAITIGQPLRMNKVELFDDIEAWQTSGTPVDCVKLAVDKILHRKPDICLSGINHGANHSINVIYSGTMSAAMEAAIESIPSIGFSLLDYRFEADFTASRFYIRKIVEKVLSQKNEKHFLLNVNIPSVPLKEIKGVKVCKQAYAKYEEDFTERLDPQGKKYYWLTGEFVNFDKGKDTDVWALQNSYISVVPVQFDLTNYTLKKQLEKNWKIK; encoded by the coding sequence GCCTGTCATATTAATTACAAATGATGATGGCATAACGGCTCCGGGTATCAGAAATTTAGTAGAAGCAGTGAAAGGATTGGGAAAAATTGTAGTAGTAGCGCCCGATAAGGCGCAAAGTGGCATGGGGCATGCTATTACTATTGGCCAACCTTTGCGTATGAATAAGGTTGAATTGTTTGATGACATTGAAGCGTGGCAAACCAGCGGTACTCCTGTTGATTGTGTAAAGCTGGCAGTTGATAAAATATTACATCGCAAACCGGACATATGTTTAAGTGGCATTAACCACGGCGCTAATCACTCCATTAATGTTATTTATAGCGGCACGATGAGTGCGGCAATGGAAGCAGCTATTGAAAGTATTCCGAGCATTGGTTTTTCTTTGCTGGATTATCGTTTTGAAGCTGATTTTACTGCATCAAGATTTTATATAAGAAAGATCGTGGAAAAAGTATTGTCTCAAAAAAATGAGAAGCACTTTTTATTGAATGTAAATATTCCATCTGTTCCGTTAAAAGAAATAAAAGGCGTTAAAGTTTGCAAACAGGCTTATGCCAAATATGAAGAGGATTTTACCGAACGATTGGACCCTCAGGGCAAAAAATATTATTGGCTTACGGGCGAATTCGTCAATTTTGACAAAGGAAAAGATACGGACGTATGGGCTTTACAAAACAGCTATATTAGTGTGGTACCTGTTCAATTCGATCTTACCAATTATACCTTAAAAAAACAACTGGAGAAAAACTGGAAAATAAAATGA
- a CDS encoding glycosyltransferase family 2 protein, whose product MNKLSIIIPVYNEAKTIHLILNKIRDVQLLNTIEKEIIIVNDCSTDQSEQAILSYKQQSELNISYYAHPVNRGKGAAIHTGIANATGDFIIIQDADLEYNPHEYNILLQPVIDGFADVVYGSRFMGGRPHRILFFWHTIGNKMLTFLSNMFSNLNLTDMETCYKLFRAEIIKPLELKEKRFGFEPEITQKIARIKGIRIYEVGISYYGRTYDEGKKINWKDGIRALYCIIKYGLFNQK is encoded by the coding sequence ATGAACAAGCTTTCTATTATTATTCCTGTTTACAATGAGGCAAAAACCATTCATCTTATTTTAAATAAAATAAGAGATGTACAACTGCTGAATACTATTGAAAAAGAAATTATAATAGTGAACGATTGTTCAACGGATCAATCGGAACAGGCTATCCTGTCATACAAGCAACAAAGCGAATTAAATATTTCTTACTATGCACATCCTGTAAATAGGGGTAAAGGCGCAGCCATACATACCGGCATTGCCAATGCCACCGGCGATTTCATCATTATACAGGATGCTGACCTTGAATATAACCCGCATGAGTACAATATATTGCTGCAGCCTGTGATCGATGGATTTGCGGATGTTGTTTATGGAAGTCGTTTTATGGGAGGAAGGCCGCATCGTATTTTGTTCTTCTGGCATACCATTGGAAATAAAATGCTCACTTTTCTTTCCAACATGTTTTCCAATCTTAATCTTACAGATATGGAAACCTGTTATAAATTGTTTCGTGCAGAAATAATCAAACCCCTTGAATTAAAAGAAAAGCGTTTTGGTTTTGAACCTGAAATAACGCAGAAGATCGCCCGTATAAAAGGTATTCGTATATATGAGGTCGGCATTTCTTATTATGGAAGAACTTACGACGAGGGAAAAAAGATCAATTGGAAAGATGGAATAAGAGCATTGTACTGTATTATCAAGTACGGATTATTCAATCAAAAATAG